The proteins below are encoded in one region of Syngnathus acus chromosome 2, fSynAcu1.2, whole genome shotgun sequence:
- the b3galt4 gene encoding beta-1,3-galactosyltransferase 1 isoform X1 has translation MREDSTQHVPRAIHKISPLECWPAAASAAREEERPPLGVMMVVRWLWICVPRVGKRGGRSGLLSCLCAATVIAAFFALMFVDVLEYWITSLQMDAAPVPHAGILPPLVPPTRPEEFLLMPSPLVCQRAKPYLITMVTSAPAHHRARQAIRDTWGGENNVMGLRVMTLFMLGVPSDPGLAKMLIEEARQHGDLVQGRYLDSYSNLTLKTLALQNWVRRFCPQAHFVAKVDDDVLFNPSALLHLLNRSHSPYEQADLYLGRVHLRVAPARNPDSKHYVPKEAYPPSVFPDYCSGTAYVLSRSALLKISLAASTSPLSTVQPPEDVFVGVCARAAGVIPTHSPLFSGGPAVPYGRCCYQAMVSVHHIAPQDMLRYWADMQASGPCLWLSTRASLLMCKVGALLGSALGLGKEA, from the exons ATGCGTGAGGACAGCACGCAGCACGTTCCTCGAGCGATTCATAAAATCAG CCCACTTGAGTGCTGGCCGGCCGCAGCATCCGCGGCGCGAGAGGAGGAGCGGCCACCGCTTGGAGTGATGATGGTCGTCCGGTGGCTGTGGATCTGCGTGCCCCGGGTGGGGAAACGAGGGGGCCGCTCCGGATTGTTATCGTGTCTCTGCGCGGCGACCGTGATCGCTGCCTTTTTCGCCTTGATGTTTGTGGACGTCCTCGAGTACTGGATCACGTCCTTGCAAATGGACGCCGCGCCGGTGCCCCACGCTGGCATCTTACCCCCGCTCGTCCCTCCCACCAGACCCGAGGAGTTCCTCCTCATGCCGAGTCCGTTGGTGTGCCAGCGTGCCAAGCCTTACCTCATCACCATGGTTACCTCGGCCCCTGCTCACCATAGGGCGCGCCAGGCCATCAGGGACACATGGGGCGGAGAAAACAACGTGATGGGCCTGAGGGTTATGACCCTATTCATGCTCGGTGTGCCCTCTGACCCGGGACTGGCTAAGATGCTCATCGAGGAGGCCAGGCAGCATGGGGACCTGGTTCAGGGGCGTTACCTGGACTCGTACTCCAACCTGACCCTGAAGACTTTAGCCCTGCAGAACTGGGTGCGCCGCTTCTGCCCCCAGGCTCACTTTGTGGCCAAAGTGGACGACGACGTCCTGTTCAATCCCAGCGCACTCCTGCATCTGCTGAACAGGAGCCACAGCCCGTATGAACAAGCCGACTTGTATCTCGGCAGAGTCCATCTCCGCGTAGCTCCGGCCCGGAACCCTGACAGCAAGCACTACGTCCCGAAGGAAGCCTACCCGCCCTCTGTTTTTCCAGACTATTGCAGCGGAACCGCTTATGTTTTATCCCGCTCGGCGCTGCTCAAAATCTCCTTGGCTGCCTCCACGTCGCCTCTGTCCACGGTTCAACCCCCCGAAGATGTATTTGTGGGTGTATGCGCCCGGGCCGCCGGCGTAATACCCACGCACTCGCCCCTCTTCTCCGGTGGACCGGCGGTTCCGTACGGACGCTGCTGCTATCAAGCCATGGTTTCGGTGCACCACATCGCGCCGCAGGATATGCTACGCTACTGGGCTGATATGCAAGCGTCGGGACCGTGCCTCTGGTTGAGCACGCGGGCGTCGCTGTTGATGTGCAAAGTCGGAGCCTTGCTGGGCTCAGCGCTGGGCTTGGGGAAGGAGGCATGA
- the b3galt4 gene encoding beta-1,3-galactosyltransferase 1 isoform X2, producing MMVVRWLWICVPRVGKRGGRSGLLSCLCAATVIAAFFALMFVDVLEYWITSLQMDAAPVPHAGILPPLVPPTRPEEFLLMPSPLVCQRAKPYLITMVTSAPAHHRARQAIRDTWGGENNVMGLRVMTLFMLGVPSDPGLAKMLIEEARQHGDLVQGRYLDSYSNLTLKTLALQNWVRRFCPQAHFVAKVDDDVLFNPSALLHLLNRSHSPYEQADLYLGRVHLRVAPARNPDSKHYVPKEAYPPSVFPDYCSGTAYVLSRSALLKISLAASTSPLSTVQPPEDVFVGVCARAAGVIPTHSPLFSGGPAVPYGRCCYQAMVSVHHIAPQDMLRYWADMQASGPCLWLSTRASLLMCKVGALLGSALGLGKEA from the coding sequence ATGATGGTCGTCCGGTGGCTGTGGATCTGCGTGCCCCGGGTGGGGAAACGAGGGGGCCGCTCCGGATTGTTATCGTGTCTCTGCGCGGCGACCGTGATCGCTGCCTTTTTCGCCTTGATGTTTGTGGACGTCCTCGAGTACTGGATCACGTCCTTGCAAATGGACGCCGCGCCGGTGCCCCACGCTGGCATCTTACCCCCGCTCGTCCCTCCCACCAGACCCGAGGAGTTCCTCCTCATGCCGAGTCCGTTGGTGTGCCAGCGTGCCAAGCCTTACCTCATCACCATGGTTACCTCGGCCCCTGCTCACCATAGGGCGCGCCAGGCCATCAGGGACACATGGGGCGGAGAAAACAACGTGATGGGCCTGAGGGTTATGACCCTATTCATGCTCGGTGTGCCCTCTGACCCGGGACTGGCTAAGATGCTCATCGAGGAGGCCAGGCAGCATGGGGACCTGGTTCAGGGGCGTTACCTGGACTCGTACTCCAACCTGACCCTGAAGACTTTAGCCCTGCAGAACTGGGTGCGCCGCTTCTGCCCCCAGGCTCACTTTGTGGCCAAAGTGGACGACGACGTCCTGTTCAATCCCAGCGCACTCCTGCATCTGCTGAACAGGAGCCACAGCCCGTATGAACAAGCCGACTTGTATCTCGGCAGAGTCCATCTCCGCGTAGCTCCGGCCCGGAACCCTGACAGCAAGCACTACGTCCCGAAGGAAGCCTACCCGCCCTCTGTTTTTCCAGACTATTGCAGCGGAACCGCTTATGTTTTATCCCGCTCGGCGCTGCTCAAAATCTCCTTGGCTGCCTCCACGTCGCCTCTGTCCACGGTTCAACCCCCCGAAGATGTATTTGTGGGTGTATGCGCCCGGGCCGCCGGCGTAATACCCACGCACTCGCCCCTCTTCTCCGGTGGACCGGCGGTTCCGTACGGACGCTGCTGCTATCAAGCCATGGTTTCGGTGCACCACATCGCGCCGCAGGATATGCTACGCTACTGGGCTGATATGCAAGCGTCGGGACCGTGCCTCTGGTTGAGCACGCGGGCGTCGCTGTTGATGTGCAAAGTCGGAGCCTTGCTGGGCTCAGCGCTGGGCTTGGGGAAGGAGGCATGA
- the wdr46 gene encoding WD repeat-containing protein 46, whose translation MERVRLGHHHGSDVTKINLGVEHTTKMAAPVEPVATGSHVPKTKKPTVRYWHEKIDKNDDGKQAADAQPQNLKRKSAKQRKERTDDGKQAAPAQRQNREIRSATKRKKPNYNGQRKRFISRKEDPFPGPASIPEARIKKFIRKGKTNERVIKNNRKMKNAVARSNKVSKMAQTQAARLDLLLPEEAGFLEGDEDEDTCTISQQDIAECVDITSATKYFDLNLSQFGPYQMDYSKNGRHLLLGGRRGHIACVDWQSKQLMCEINVMESIRDVRWLHTEHMFAVAQKKWLYIYDSNGIELHCIRRFNDVLRMQFLPYHFLLATASATGFLQYLDVSVGKEVATICTKKGRLDVMCQNPHNAVIHLGHSNGTVSLWAPSQKEPLAKMLCHQAGVRSVAVDKTGTYMVTSGMDKKLKVFDVRTFKLLKSYFIPAGASCLSLSQRGLLSAATGDVVQLYRDVWSSPVTKPYMAHRAQAPVCELRFCPFEDVLGIGHGQGFTSMLVPGAAEPNFDALDSNPFRSVKQRQEWEVKALLEKIRPELISLDPTQLGKVDLGTFQQRHQDRVLALGFDPLAREKFAPRYKKKGRSSAGNVERRKRQVANIDQRDLIVKGMEDKMMLEQKRRAKEKTFAAIASQKSALGRFQK comes from the exons ATGGAGAGGGTGCGCCTTGGCCATCATCACGGAAGTGACGTCACGAAAATAAATCTGGGGGTGGAGCACACAacaaagatggcggcgcccgtCGAACCCGTGGCGACGGGCTCTCACGTGCCGAAAACGAAAAAG CCTACAGTTCGTTACTGGCACGAGAAGATTGATAAAAACGACGATGGAAAACAAGCTGCCGATGCACAACCTCAGAACCTCAAAAGAAAGTCAGCCAAGCAGAGGAAGGAACGAACGGACGATGGAAAACAAGCTGCTCCTGCACAACGGCAGAACCGCGAAATCAGGTCAGCTACGAAGAGGAAGAAACCAAACTACAATGGCCAAAGAAAACGCTTTATATCTAGG AAAGAGGATCCTTTCCCAGGACCTGCTTCCATTCCAGAAGCCAGGATCAAAAAGTTCATAAGGAAAGGGAAAACGAACGAGAGG GTGATCAAGAACAACAGAAAGATGAAAAATGCCGTCGCTCGTTCGAACAAAGTCTCAAAAATGGCCCAAACACAAGCTGCCCGCTTAGACCTTCTCCTCCCGGAGGAAGCAGG GTTCCTCGAAGGCGACGAAGACGAGGACACGTGTACGATCTCGCAGCAAGATATCGCAGAGTGTGTGGATATAACATCGGCGACCAAG TATTTTGACCTGAACTTGTCTCAATTTGGACCGTACCAAATGGATTACAGCAAAAACGGACG TCATCTGCTGCTCGGCGGGAGGCGAGGCCACATCGCTTGTGTCGACTGGCAATCCAAACAGTTGATGTGTGAGATAAACGTGATGGAGTCCATCCGTGATGTCCG ATGGCTTCACACGGAACACATGTTTGCGGTGGCTCAGAAGAAGTGGCTCTACATCTACGACTCCAACGGAATTGAGCTTCACTGCATCCGCAGGTTCAATGACGTCCTTCGCATGCAGTTTTTGCCCTACCATTTTCTGTTGGCCACCGCT AGCGCGACGGGTTTCCTGCAGTATCTTGATGTCTCTGTGGGAAAAGAGGTTGCCACCATCTGCACCAAGAAGGGCCGCCTGGACGTGATGTGCCAGAACCCCCACAACGCCGTCATCCATCTGGGCCACTCCAACGGCACGGTCAGCCTCTGGGCTCCCAGTCAGAAAGAGCCCCTCGCTAAGATGTTATGTCATCAAGCGGGGGTGCGCTCTGTCGCCGTGGACAAAACGGGAAC TTACATGGTGACGTCGGGCATGGACAAAAAGCTCAAGGTGTTTGACGTCAGGACTTTCAAGCTTCTCAAATCTTACTTCATCCCCGCCGGGGCTTCCTGTTTGTCGCTGAGCCAGCGGGGGCTGCTCTCGGCGGCCACGGGTGATGTCGTCCAG TTGTACAGGGATGTGTGGAGCTCTCCGGTGACAAAACCCTACATGGCCCACAGAGCCCAGGCTCCAGTGTGCGAGCTACGCTTTTGCCCCTTCGAGGATGTGCTCGGCATCGGCCACGGACAAGGCTTCACGAGCATGCTCGTACCAG GCGCGGCTGAGCCAAACTTTGACGCCCTGGATTCAAATCCGTTCCGCAGTGTCAAACAGAGGCAGGAATGGGAAGTTAAGGCCCTGCTGGAAAAGATCCGGCCGGAGCTCATCAGTCTGGACCCCACTCAGCTCGGCAAGGTCGACCTCGGCACCTTCCAGCAGAGGCACCAAGACAGAGTGCTAGCCCTG GGCTTTGATCCTCTTGCCAGGGAGAAATTTGCCCCCAGGTATAAGAAAAAAGGTCGCAGCTCAGCAGGCAACGTGGAAAGGCGAAAGCGGCAGGTGGCTAATATTGACCAGAGG GATCTGATCGTGAAAGGTATGGAGGACAAAATGATGCTGGAGCAAAAAAGGAGAGCAAAGGAGAAGACGTTTGCGGCCATCGCCAGCCAAAAATCCGCTCTGGGCAGATTCCAGAAATAG
- the LOC119135554 gene encoding cytosolic sulfotransferase 3-like, which yields MEAPPRPELFDFHGVPMTKFFTDNWENVNTFKAKPDDIVIATYPKSGTTWVCYLLDRLFFGKTKPEKETSLPLYMRVPFLELCIPGHPKGKDLADQLTITPRLIKTHLPVQLVPETFWENNCKTVYVARNPKDVAVSFFHFSRMNSIHPSPGDWDGFLQRFMEGKMAYGAWHQHVVGWWEKKQTYPNLHYIFYEDLTENMGREIDKLCTFLGLSVSAEEKESIMTAVQFENMRDNKLTNFTNAPLMNLKVSPFMRKGKVGD from the exons ATGGAGGCGCCACCTCGACCAGAACTCTTTGACTTCCATGGCGTCCCCATGACCAAATTCTTCACCGACAACTGGGAAAACGTCAATACCTTCAAGGCCAAACCAGATGACATCGTCATAGCCACTTATCCGAAATCAG GAACTACGTGGGTCTGCTACCTCCTTGATCGCCTGTTTTTTGGAAAGACGAAGCCGGAGAAAGAAACATCCCTCCCTCTGTATATGAGAGTACCATTTCTGGAACTCTGCATTCCTGGTCATCCcaaag GaaaagacctggcagaccAACTCACAATCACTCCTCGTCTCATTAAAACTCATCTGCCGGTCCAGCTTGTCCCCGAAACGTTTTGGGAGAACAACTGCAAG ACAGTCTACGTGGCTCGGAACCCGAAGGACGTTGCCGTGTCCTTCTTCCACTTCAGCCGCATGAACAGCATCCACCCCTCACCGGGAGACTGGGACGGCTTTTTGCAAAGATTCATGGAGGGCAAAA TGGCATATGGAGCTTGGCATCAGCATGTGGTCGGCTGGTGGGAGAAGAAGCAAACGTATCCAAATCTGCATTACATTTTCTATGAAGATCTGACCGAG AACATGGGACGTGAGATCGACAAGCTGTGCACTTTCCTTGGCTTGTCCGTCTCGGCCGAGGAGAAGGAAAGCATCATGACCGCCGTGCAGTTTGAGAACATGAGAGACAACAAACTGACCAACTTCACCAACGCCCCCTTAATGAATCTGAAGGTGTCTCCTTTCATGAGAAAAG GGAAAGTTGGTGACTAG
- the LOC119135425 gene encoding proline-rich transmembrane protein 3 encodes MASMPLLLVSFLISSLRPSDGQVVIGMSPSFSPPDLPKDSQATTKQTDGSWSSLPPGGRSAVPAKVTARDRLTTTNAAQQRPRIHSTMSTLSSQTRSRGTNATGPKVDSSSPPLRKTSKENVLTDKAVTAGVQETRDLQGLGSGSATLILEKEELLAPVPTTIDESAQYRAQAQTEIADVSNSSPVARATEPQVTTQTVSRAAPSEIATQATPPAGDLELPIDRKKGSVTLNQASNATTVGSTGKHPQTPRQPVTKPNEISLPKILTEKVTERTTTSGTLLASELDGKRPTKATNKTTHLERNRTRTSVQPTANPTILATSVAPVTQVSFIDPKTRSILLADPHQASMSPPSASAAPSPNRSLIYWGDLSQNLTFAWELHVYGSASLFLLLFAGSALGLILSPGSSCPHRGALVLANALLFLVGALRAALFLIDPYGTHKILPRSAVAAIYNLPLHLLVWTQAALALLALKAAGVTVLPSTLERPPLVAVLAVLQCTLLLAADLFSPALSPVVPVTLQVLALCWGLGLCLGFLFYVFPRIRCPPISHPGLNEEARRKAWTGSRKEGIILGKVLAVCAVVGALCCGLHVHATFWLYGLLGDWMSFNWGWWLVHFWARLLELAWSFGLLLLASWVFWRPHCCRGRDEGGAGDGGTAGDVPSPGHSGPSSQRHTCWSKIVQSLTGKPCRKSDSNGVGAGGQAEVPNNWAGQERSGVDITKSLIRNHNHDQAPAQAQSVKDSNRVRNHRGRSAERGISDDSTSSLLKMQALGLTPQRSVSGNLETDRDPSLSMCDFDLRPPSPINLTRSIDEALHREHLLEGGSLFQPFNQNSQSPSLGSGVIPGLWLRRNSDPPFSESSEAPTESSMPLGGSVLSSVPSRQVTAPPTPSHQGHRWAGNETGNVPSSVSCPVSLHPTRISTGHLGEEGVDDTRPFITPDSEQARGRATRPIGSRSYLEVSRHDDSASVSSEIIDL; translated from the exons ATGGCTTCCATGCCACTCCTTTTAGTAAGCTTCCTCATCTCCTCCCTCCGTCCATCTGATGGCCAGGTCGTCATTGGCATGTCGCCTTCCTTCTCTCCTCCGGATCTTCCCAAAGACTCTCAAGCCACCACCAAGCAGACAGATGGATCCTGGTCCTCTTTGCCTCCCGGCGGGCGCAGTGCCGTGCCGGCTAAGGTTACAGCGCGGGATCGgctgacaacaacaaatgcaGCGCAGCAAAGGCCGAGAATACACTCCACTATGTCAACCCTTTCGTCTCAGACGAGGAGCCGTGGGACAAACGCCACCGGGCCCAAGGTGGACTCGAGTAGCCCGCCACTCAGAAAGACATCGAAGGAAAATGTGCTCACTGACAAAGCGGTGACTGCCGGAGTTCAAGAGACACGTGATTTGCAGGGACTCGGATCAGGTAGCGCAACGCTGATTCTCGAAAAGGAGGAATTGCTCGCGCCTGTGCCGACGACTATCGATGAATCGGCTCAGTATCGAGCGCAAGCGCAGACTGAAATAGCTGATGTGAGCAATTCATCACCGGTCGCTCGGGCTACGGAGCCGCAAGTGACCACCCAAACTGTCTCACGAGCAGCTCCGTCTGAAATAGCGACACAGGCCACGCCCCCTGCCG GTGATTTGGAACTTCCCATTGACAGAAAAAAGGGATCAGTGACTTTAAACCAAGCCTCCAATGCCACCACGGTGGGATCTACTGGAAAACATCCGCAGACTCCAAGACAGCCGGTCACCAAACCAAACGAGATTTCACTCCCAAAGATCCTAACCGAGAAAGTAACTGAAAGAACAACTACATCTGGAACGCTCCTCGCTTCCGAGTTGGATGGGAAAAGACCAACCaaagcaacaaacaaaacgaCACATTTGGAGAGGAACAGAACACGGACATCTGTGCAGCCAACAG ctAACCCGACAATCTTGGCTACCAGCGTCGCACCAGTCACCCAAGTCAGCTTCATTGATCCGAAGACTCGCTCCATTTTATTAGCGGATCCTCATCAGGCTTCCATGTCGCCCCCGTCTGCCAGCGCCGCACCCTCCCCAAATAGAAGCCTCATCTACTGGGGTGACCTGAGCCAGAATCTTACTTTTGCGTGGGAGCTACATGTCTACGGTTCGGCAAGCCttttcttgcttttgtttgccgGGTCGGCTCTCGGGCTCATCTTGTCCCCGGGTTCGAGCTGTCCTCATCGAGGGGCTCTCGTGCTGGCCAACGCCCTGTTATTTCTGGTCGGAGCACTCCGGGCAGCTCTATTTCTGATCGATCCCTACGGGACGCATAAAATCCTCCCTCGTTCGGCAGTTGCGGCTATTTACAACTTGCCGCTCCACTTGCTGGTTTGGACTCAGGCTGCCTTGGCCCTGCTGGCCCTGAAGGCGGCCGGAGTGACAGTTTTACCTTCAACGTTGGAGCGTCCTCCCCTTGTGGCCGTGTTGGCTGTGCTTCAATGCACTCTGCTGCTGGCAGCAGATCTGTTTTCGCCAGCTCTGTCGCCCGTGGTGCCTGTCACACTGCAGGTTCTCGCCCTATGCTGGGGTCTGGGTCTCTGTCTGGGATTCCTCTTCTATGTCTTCCCACGAATACGTTGCCCTCCCATTTCTCACCCCGGACTCAACGAAGAAGCCAGGAGAAAGGCTTGGACAGGGAGTAGGAAAGAAGGGATCATTCTTGGAAAGGTGCTGGCGGTTTGTGCGGTTGTTGGAGCACTTTGCTGTGGGTTACATGTTCATGCCACCTTTTGGCTCTATGGACTTCTCGGGGACTGGATGAGCTTTAACTGGGGCTGGTGGCTGGTTCATTTCTGGGCCAGACTACTGGAGCTGGCCTGGAGCTTCGGCCTCCTTCTCTTAGCTTCGTGGGTGTTCTGGAGGCCCCACTGTTGCAGAGGAAGAGACGAGGGGGGAGCAGGAGATGGAGGAACGGCAGGAGACGTGCCGTCCCCTGGCCATTCTGGACCTTCCTCTcagcggcacacgtgctggtCCAAGATAGTCCAGAGTCTGACGGGAAAACCGTGCAGAAAGTCTGATAGTAACGGTGTTGGAGCAGGAGGTCAAGCAGAGGTGCCCAACAACTGGGCTGGCCAGGAACGTTCCGGAGTGGACATCACAAAGAGTCTCATCAGGAACCATAATCACGATCAAGCACCTGCGCAAGCTCAGTCCGTCAAAGATAGCAACCGAGTACGCAACCACAGGGGTCGTTCGGCCGAACGCGGCATATCCGATGACTCCACAAGCTCCCTGCTGAAAATGCAGGCACTCGGACTGACTCCGCAACGCTCCGTCAGTGGAAATCTGGAGACCGACAGAGACCCCTCGCTCTCAATGTGTGACTTTGATCTTCGACCCCCGTCTCCCATTAACCTCACCCGCAGCATCGATGAGGCTCTGCACCGAGAACACCTACTCGAAGGGGGTAGCTTGTTTCAACCTTTTAACCAAAATTCGCAATCGCCCTCCCTCGGATCCGGAGTCATACCGGGGCTCTGGCTGCGCAGAAACAGTGACCCTCCATTTTCCGAGAGCAGCGAGGCTCCCACAGAGTCCTCCATGCCTCTGGGGGGCAGCGTTCTCAGCAGTGTGCCTAGCAGGCAGGTAACTGCTCCACCCACACCTTCCCATCAGGGTCACAGGTGGGCAGGGAACGAGACGGGAAACGTCCCCTCGTCCGTGTCTTGCCCCGTGTCGCTTCACCCCACCAGAATATCAACGGGACATCTCGGGGAGGAGGGAGTGGACGACACGCGACCCTTCATCACACCAGACTCTGAGCAGGCGCGGGGGAGGGCTACAAGGCCCATCGGGTCACGCAGTTACCTGGAAGTCAGCCGACATGACGACTCTGCAAGTGTGAGCAGTGAAATTATTGActtatga